One Methanobacterium sp. genomic window, GTTCAACAGACATGTCTATGGTATTTGCAACAGGAAAATTATGGTTTAAAATACCTGAAACTATTAAATTCAATATTGAAGGCACATTGGGAAATCATGTCTACGCAAAAGACGTTGTACTTAATATAATAGGTCAAATTGGTGCTGACGGTGCAACATACAAAGCATGTGAATTTGGAGGGGAAACCACCAAAAATTTATCTGTATCTGATAGGATGGTGCTTTGTAATATGGCCATAGAAATGGGTGGTAAAACAGGACTTGTTGAACCAGATCAAAAAACCCTTAACTACGTTAATGCAAGATCAAACAAATCTTATGAAGTATTTAAGGGAGATGAAGATGCTGCATCCCTTGAAATTATGGATATTGATGTTAATGATCTCGAACCCCAGATTGCATGTCCTCATAATGTTGATAATGTTCATGGAATTTCGGAAGTTGAAGGAACACCGATTGACCAGGTTTTCCTTGGATCATGTACAAATGGCCGAATTCAAGATCTAAGAGATGCTGCAAAGATTCTTAAAGGAAATAAAGTTTCAGACAGCATAAGAATGCTTGTAATACCCGCTTCACGTGAAGTTTATACTAAAGCACTAAATGAAGGGTTAATGAACATATTTGTAGATTCAGGAGCTCTTGTTTGTAACCCATGTTGTGGGCCGTGCCTTGGAGGACATGTGGGCCTCATAGGGCCGGGAGAAGTCAGTCTTTCCACTTCAAACAGGAATTTTAAAGGAAGGCAGGGAAGTCCGGAAGGAGAAGTTTATTTAAGCTCAGCAGCAGTTGCAGCAGCATCTGCAATTACAGGTAAAATTGAAGATCCTAGAAATCTAAAATAAGTGGTGTTATTATGAAAGGAAAAGTATGGAAATTTGGCAATGACATTGATACTGACCTTATTCTCCCTGGAAGATATCTGGTTTTAAGAGATCCTGAAGACCTTGCAGAGCATGTTATGGAGGGAGCAGACCCTGAATTTTCAAAAAAAGTTAAATCTGGCGATATAATCGTTGGAGGCACTAATTTTGGCTGTGGTTCATCAAGAGAACATGCCCCAATCGCAATTAAGGGTGCGGGTATTTCTGTAGTGGTTGCAGAGTCATTTGCAAGAATATTTTATAGAAATGCAATAAATATAGGCCTTCCACTTATAGAAGTTAAAGATATCTCCAAAGATGTTTCTGAAGGAGATGAAATAGAAATTAATATGGAAGAAGGTATTTTAAAGAATCTTAATACAGGTAAAGAGTTTAAAATAAAAGGATTACCCGAATTCATGCTTGAAATATTGAATGAGGGTGGATTAATTCCGTATCTAAAGGATAAAGTGGATGAAATTAAACAATAAAATTAAAGAAATTAATTAGATTATTAAAATATATAATGAATAAATTTATAGGAATACAGGTGTTTTTATGTATAAGATAGCCGTAATACCTGGCGATGGTATTGGAAAGGAAGTCATGGAAGCAGCATTACATGTTTTAG contains:
- the hacA gene encoding homoaconitase large subunit, coding for MSMTMAEKILAKASGKKEAEAGEIVMANIDVAMTHDLTGPLSVESFEKIGVPEVWDPEKIVIVFDHQVPADSLDAAQNHKIMRKFVKDQKITNFYDVREGVCHQVLPEKGHVVPGEVIVGTDSHTCTHGALGAFSTGIGSTDMSMVFATGKLWFKIPETIKFNIEGTLGNHVYAKDVVLNIIGQIGADGATYKACEFGGETTKNLSVSDRMVLCNMAIEMGGKTGLVEPDQKTLNYVNARSNKSYEVFKGDEDAASLEIMDIDVNDLEPQIACPHNVDNVHGISEVEGTPIDQVFLGSCTNGRIQDLRDAAKILKGNKVSDSIRMLVIPASREVYTKALNEGLMNIFVDSGALVCNPCCGPCLGGHVGLIGPGEVSLSTSNRNFKGRQGSPEGEVYLSSAAVAAASAITGKIEDPRNLK
- the hacB gene encoding homoaconitase small subunit, translated to MKGKVWKFGNDIDTDLILPGRYLVLRDPEDLAEHVMEGADPEFSKKVKSGDIIVGGTNFGCGSSREHAPIAIKGAGISVVVAESFARIFYRNAINIGLPLIEVKDISKDVSEGDEIEINMEEGILKNLNTGKEFKIKGLPEFMLEILNEGGLIPYLKDKVDEIKQ